In Pedobacter sp. W3I1, one DNA window encodes the following:
- a CDS encoding DinB family protein, which produces MVQEQLFAETMEETSLVYLMKNYANYNFWANLTLVNWLKKHAEQLLDQEVLSSFKSVKLTLAHILQAQEYWYSILTKTEFEFREYGSLTDIFDALLKQSENLAVYITAISEDRFNEKTEIQSPWFTSDFQNFEYVLHVFNHSTYHRGQIITICHNLGITGAPMTDYNFYNVMAK; this is translated from the coding sequence ATGGTACAGGAACAATTATTCGCAGAAACAATGGAAGAAACTTCCCTTGTGTATTTAATGAAAAATTATGCAAACTATAATTTCTGGGCAAATTTAACCCTGGTAAATTGGTTAAAAAAACATGCGGAACAACTATTGGACCAGGAGGTGTTATCGAGTTTTAAAAGTGTAAAGTTAACCCTTGCCCATATTTTGCAGGCACAGGAATATTGGTATTCAATTCTTACTAAAACCGAATTTGAATTTCGCGAATATGGAAGTTTGACCGATATTTTTGATGCGCTGTTAAAACAGTCAGAAAACTTAGCCGTTTATATTACTGCAATCAGTGAAGATAGATTTAATGAAAAAACAGAAATTCAAAGTCCCTGGTTTACTTCCGACTTTCAGAATTTTGAATATGTGTTACACGTTTTCAATCACAGTACCTACCACCGTGGCCAGATTATTACCATCTGCCATAATTTAGGAATAACAGGTGCTCCTATGACGGATTATAACTTCTATAATGTAATGGCGAAATAA
- a CDS encoding M57 family metalloprotease, whose product MKKNLKQIAIIAMVAVTFAACKKNQESSTTEPQETVKNADKVLQYIKDLGFPASSIVDNGNEFIVEEDITFPKNMEIPSSGTGTKTEQYYTGSIVNATKKLNIRIFVDASMTSMSSEINSAIAQWNAVPNSTLRFSTVTTAPYDILIKDENLGNGVCGSGQFPSGGSAGALVRINKNYIAGNSFAQRARTICHEFGHNISLRHTNWSAQGESTATNVPGVTGTDALSLMNGGQCGSGATVLSTKDKNAVAALY is encoded by the coding sequence ATGAAAAAAAACCTAAAACAGATCGCTATTATTGCGATGGTTGCAGTAACATTTGCAGCCTGTAAAAAAAACCAGGAATCATCAACAACAGAACCACAGGAAACTGTAAAAAACGCCGATAAGGTTTTACAGTACATTAAAGATCTTGGTTTCCCTGCATCGAGCATTGTTGACAATGGAAATGAATTTATTGTAGAAGAAGACATTACATTTCCAAAAAACATGGAAATCCCATCTAGTGGCACTGGCACAAAAACAGAGCAGTATTACACCGGGAGCATTGTAAACGCTACGAAAAAACTGAATATCAGGATTTTTGTAGATGCATCTATGACTTCTATGAGCAGCGAGATCAACAGTGCAATTGCGCAATGGAACGCTGTGCCAAATTCTACTTTGCGATTCAGCACCGTAACTACAGCTCCTTATGACATCCTGATCAAAGATGAAAATTTAGGAAATGGTGTTTGTGGCTCAGGGCAATTCCCATCTGGCGGAAGTGCAGGTGCTTTGGTTAGAATCAATAAAAACTATATTGCAGGCAATTCATTTGCTCAACGTGCAAGAACAATATGCCATGAATTTGGTCATAATATTTCCTTGCGCCATACAAATTGGTCAGCTCAGGGCGAATCTACAGCTACAAATGTTCCTGGTGTTACCGGAACAGATGCTTTATCACTGATGAATGGTGGCCAATGTGGATCGGGTGCTACTGTATTATCTACAAAAGATAAAAATGCTGTTGCAGCCTTATATTAA
- a CDS encoding YtxH domain-containing protein has protein sequence MTKETKIIVGVLAGAALGATIALALSSDSTSDLKGKVSEWLADILDASKDKLTGLAEKATSVVDKVKDKAAEINA, from the coding sequence ATGACAAAGGAAACAAAAATTATAGTAGGCGTATTAGCTGGAGCAGCACTTGGTGCAACAATCGCGTTGGCATTATCTTCAGATTCTACCAGCGATTTAAAAGGTAAAGTATCAGAGTGGTTAGCTGATATTTTAGATGCTTCCAAAGATAAATTAACAGGACTCGCGGAGAAAGCCACCAGTGTTGTAGACAAGGTTAAAGATAAAGCAGCAGAAATAAATGCGTAA
- a CDS encoding bifunctional 2-polyprenyl-6-hydroxyphenol methylase/3-demethylubiquinol 3-O-methyltransferase UbiG, whose product MDVFGKALTDIYRTGEADVLWLHNSYGEPEEMPLEFFFRDDEDMPVLELQALHMCSGKVLDIGAGVGSHALLLQAFNIDVTAIDISEAAVNIMKDRGVKKAFIQDVFTYQEKFDTIIMLMNGIGLTGTLPGFKDFLLKLKDLINPNGQVIFDSSDIAYLYEDMPKPQNQYYGEVSYQYEYKGEKGNWFNWIYIDEETIKQIAKETGWDTELIFDDGEDQYLVKLTPNS is encoded by the coding sequence ATGGATGTTTTTGGTAAAGCGTTAACAGATATTTACAGAACAGGTGAGGCTGATGTCCTTTGGTTGCATAATTCATATGGGGAGCCAGAAGAAATGCCTTTAGAATTCTTCTTTCGTGATGATGAAGATATGCCCGTTCTGGAACTTCAGGCGTTACACATGTGCAGCGGTAAGGTGTTGGATATCGGTGCCGGAGTAGGCAGTCATGCTTTACTTCTGCAGGCTTTTAATATTGATGTTACGGCTATTGATATTTCTGAAGCAGCAGTAAATATTATGAAAGACCGTGGTGTAAAAAAAGCATTCATACAAGATGTTTTTACCTATCAGGAGAAATTCGATACCATTATTATGCTCATGAACGGCATTGGTTTAACAGGAACTTTGCCCGGTTTTAAGGATTTCCTCCTCAAATTAAAAGACCTCATCAACCCTAACGGACAGGTAATTTTCGATTCTTCTGATATTGCTTATTTATATGAAGATATGCCGAAACCGCAGAACCAATATTATGGCGAGGTATCTTATCAGTACGAATATAAAGGCGAAAAAGGCAATTGGTTTAACTGGATTTATATAGATGAAGAAACCATTAAACAGATTGCGAAAGAAACGGGATGGGATACTGAATTGATTTTTGATGATGGCGAAGATCAGTATTTGGTCAAACTAACTCCAAACTCCTAA
- a CDS encoding LLM class flavin-dependent oxidoreductase, whose translation MSNTKIKLSVLDQSPVRKGVTARRAIEETTILAQETERLGYRRFWVSEHHNTTSLAGSTPEILIAHLANHTKTLRIGSGGIMLPNHSSLKVAESFRLLEVMHPNRIDLGMGRAPGTDRITASMLNPSNNWSEQDFVEQLRELQHYLHDTSDGGIQAKIKAIPIAETVPQQWLLSSSGQSALFSAHFGMGFSFAHFINPHGGPQAVQYYREHFKPSVDLSKPVENVALFVFCSEDEEKVKQQEALMAYRFLQLEKGGGLTSVGWNDIKDISYNATEQERINANKPRMIYGTPAVIKERLTKLAADYDVDELMAVTITEHFEDRIKSYELLAEMFL comes from the coding sequence ATGAGTAATACAAAAATAAAACTAAGTGTGTTAGATCAATCACCGGTGCGCAAGGGCGTTACTGCCCGTCGTGCTATTGAAGAAACCACTATACTTGCACAAGAAACTGAAAGGTTAGGATATCGTCGTTTTTGGGTTTCAGAACATCATAATACCACCAGTTTAGCGGGTTCTACCCCCGAGATCTTAATTGCGCACCTGGCCAATCACACTAAAACTTTAAGAATAGGTTCTGGAGGCATTATGCTGCCTAACCATAGCTCATTAAAGGTTGCAGAAAGTTTTCGATTGTTAGAGGTGATGCATCCTAACCGGATCGACCTGGGGATGGGCCGTGCACCAGGTACGGACCGTATTACGGCTTCGATGCTTAACCCTTCAAATAATTGGAGCGAGCAGGACTTTGTAGAACAACTGCGCGAGCTGCAACATTACCTGCACGACACCTCGGATGGCGGTATTCAGGCGAAAATAAAAGCTATTCCGATTGCCGAAACCGTTCCACAGCAATGGCTTTTGAGCAGTAGCGGACAAAGTGCTTTATTTTCGGCTCACTTTGGAATGGGCTTTTCTTTTGCACATTTTATTAACCCGCATGGAGGACCGCAGGCTGTTCAATACTACCGGGAACATTTTAAGCCCTCGGTTGATTTGTCAAAACCAGTTGAAAATGTAGCGCTTTTTGTTTTCTGCTCAGAAGATGAAGAAAAGGTAAAACAGCAGGAGGCTTTAATGGCTTATCGTTTTCTTCAGCTAGAAAAGGGTGGAGGATTAACTTCGGTGGGTTGGAACGATATTAAAGATATCAGTTATAATGCTACAGAGCAGGAACGGATTAACGCCAATAAACCCAGAATGATTTATGGTACACCAGCGGTAATTAAAGAAAGGCTTACCAAACTTGCTGCTGATTATGATGTAGATGAACTGATGGCCGTTACCATTACCGAGCATTTTGAAGACCGGATAAAATCTTATGAGTTACTTGCGGAGATGTTTTTGTAA
- a CDS encoding HAD family hydrolase: MKHIFFIDLDNTIYFTRPNEELLMGELYTFLESLDLGISNENFQLAKQEMLRTPFQKVAKKYGFREEVMPDVLSYLQNRGVTKPLKISNDYHYIKSLSGRKFIVTAGFSKQQTSKVKMLGITDDFEEVHVVDVSTTNKKEAFKLLIDKYGLNPDDILIIGDDAESEIKFGLELGISTFLLDPENLYPNAKSTFRGTDLSNLHAAAGQ; the protein is encoded by the coding sequence ATGAAACATATTTTTTTTATCGATTTAGACAATACCATTTATTTTACCAGGCCCAACGAAGAGCTGTTAATGGGTGAGTTATACACTTTCTTAGAAAGTTTGGATTTAGGGATCAGTAATGAAAATTTTCAGCTTGCCAAACAGGAAATGCTCAGAACACCTTTTCAAAAAGTGGCCAAAAAATATGGTTTTAGGGAAGAAGTAATGCCCGATGTGCTTTCTTATCTGCAAAACCGCGGAGTAACTAAACCACTAAAGATAAGTAATGATTACCATTACATTAAAAGCCTTAGCGGCCGGAAATTTATTGTAACGGCGGGTTTTTCAAAACAGCAAACTTCAAAAGTAAAGATGTTGGGCATCACTGATGATTTTGAGGAAGTACACGTTGTGGATGTTTCAACCACCAACAAAAAGGAAGCTTTTAAACTGCTGATTGACAAATATGGCTTAAATCCAGATGATATTTTAATTATAGGTGATGATGCGGAATCGGAAATTAAATTCGGACTGGAACTCGGGATAAGTACTTTTTTACTCGATCCGGAAAATCTGTATCCAAACGCCAAAAGCACTTTTAGGGGAACTGATTTGAGTAATCTTCACGCCGCAGCAGGGCAGTAA
- a CDS encoding S9 family peptidase → MMNKYWLTVTACTLAITANAQHKALTVKDYERAESFMGYNTAKYIDHAGVQPNWLEGDKFWYTAKANGAEQTFLVDPVKKTKTLTTDYKGSATPSRRGASRNEVLSPDGKKAILIKDYNLFVKDVTTGKLTQLTTDGIKDYGYATDNAGWKHSDAPILRWSPDSKKIATFQQDQRNSNDMYLVTTNVGAPELKAWKYPLPGDKQIATIRRVVIDVENAKMVSLNIPADQHRATLSDDISSSGTFDDIDWKADGTEVAFVSTSRDHKNEKFRIANTTTGAVREVFEETVKTQYESGQGAINWRYLPASKEIIWYSERDNWGHLYLYDATNGKLKNQITKGDFVVTRLVKVEEKTRMLYFMANGREKGNPYFSHLYKIGFDGKNLALLTPEEGNHQVVFSPSFEYFVDTYSQPDVPAVTVLRSISGKLINTLEKTDVSRLTAIGWKAPIPVAVKAKDGKTDIYGLVFTPTKMHAGQKYPVIDYIYPGPQGGSVGSWSFAASRGDNQALAELGFIVVVIEGTSNPDRSKSFHDMSYGNMAENTLPDQIAAIRQLSAKYPIDTTKVGIWGHSGGGFATAAAMFRYPDFFKVGISESGNHDNRNYEDDWGERYNGLVENSDYEAQANQNYAKNLKGKLMLVHGMMDDNVPPYNTLLVVEALEKANKSFDLVIFPNSAHGYGEYSPYMTRRRWDYFVQHLLGAEPPKDYEMKANTK, encoded by the coding sequence ATGATGAATAAATATTGGCTTACTGTAACGGCTTGTACTTTGGCCATTACCGCAAATGCTCAGCATAAAGCTTTAACCGTTAAAGATTACGAACGAGCGGAAAGTTTTATGGGCTACAACACCGCAAAGTACATCGACCATGCCGGCGTGCAACCTAACTGGCTGGAAGGTGATAAATTCTGGTACACTGCTAAGGCGAATGGTGCTGAACAAACTTTTTTGGTAGATCCGGTAAAGAAAACAAAAACTTTAACTACCGATTATAAAGGCAGTGCAACACCATCTCGACGTGGGGCCAGCCGGAATGAAGTTCTATCTCCTGATGGGAAAAAAGCCATTTTAATTAAAGATTATAACCTTTTTGTTAAAGATGTGACCACCGGAAAATTAACACAATTGACCACTGATGGCATTAAAGATTATGGTTATGCTACCGATAATGCAGGATGGAAACATAGCGATGCACCAATTTTGCGCTGGTCGCCAGATTCGAAAAAGATAGCCACTTTTCAGCAAGATCAACGGAATTCGAACGATATGTACCTGGTAACCACTAATGTTGGTGCGCCGGAGTTAAAAGCCTGGAAATATCCTTTACCTGGTGATAAACAGATTGCAACCATTAGAAGAGTAGTTATTGATGTAGAAAACGCGAAGATGGTTTCGCTAAACATCCCTGCAGATCAACACCGTGCTACTTTAAGCGATGATATTTCGAGCAGTGGTACTTTTGATGACATCGATTGGAAAGCTGATGGTACCGAAGTGGCATTTGTGTCTACTTCCCGCGATCATAAAAATGAAAAATTCCGTATTGCCAATACCACAACGGGTGCCGTTCGGGAAGTTTTCGAAGAAACGGTAAAAACGCAGTACGAATCTGGTCAGGGAGCCATCAATTGGCGTTACCTTCCTGCGTCTAAAGAGATTATCTGGTATTCGGAAAGAGATAACTGGGGGCATTTATACTTATACGATGCAACCAACGGAAAATTGAAAAACCAGATTACCAAAGGCGATTTCGTGGTTACCCGTTTAGTTAAAGTAGAGGAAAAAACACGCATGCTTTACTTCATGGCCAACGGCCGCGAAAAAGGAAATCCTTATTTTAGTCATTTATACAAAATCGGTTTCGACGGAAAAAATCTAGCATTGTTAACCCCTGAAGAAGGTAATCATCAGGTGGTATTTTCTCCATCGTTCGAATATTTTGTAGATACCTATTCGCAACCGGATGTGCCAGCCGTTACGGTTTTAAGAAGTATCAGCGGAAAACTGATCAACACCTTAGAGAAAACAGATGTATCTCGATTAACCGCTATAGGTTGGAAAGCACCTATTCCGGTTGCTGTTAAAGCTAAAGATGGTAAAACCGATATTTATGGACTGGTTTTTACACCAACCAAAATGCATGCAGGGCAAAAATATCCGGTTATCGATTATATTTATCCAGGTCCTCAGGGTGGTAGTGTAGGCAGTTGGTCTTTTGCGGCCTCACGTGGTGATAATCAGGCTTTAGCCGAACTGGGCTTTATTGTGGTGGTAATAGAAGGAACCAGTAACCCTGACCGCTCTAAAAGTTTTCATGATATGAGTTATGGCAATATGGCCGAGAATACCTTGCCCGATCAGATTGCAGCCATCAGACAACTCTCTGCTAAATATCCTATCGATACGACAAAAGTTGGCATCTGGGGGCATTCGGGTGGAGGTTTTGCCACTGCTGCGGCCATGTTCCGTTATCCGGATTTCTTTAAAGTAGGGATTTCAGAATCAGGTAACCACGACAACAGAAACTACGAGGATGATTGGGGCGAACGTTACAATGGTTTGGTAGAAAACTCTGATTATGAAGCGCAGGCCAACCAGAATTATGCGAAAAATTTAAAAGGAAAACTGATGCTGGTACATGGTATGATGGATGATAATGTGCCACCTTACAATACGCTATTAGTAGTTGAGGCATTAGAAAAAGCAAATAAATCTTTCGATCTGGTTATTTTTCCAAATAGTGCACATGGTTATGGTGAGTATTCACCTTATATGACCCGCCGCCGTTGGGATTACTTTGTACAACATCTTTTAGGAGCAGAACCGCCTAAAGATTATGAAATGAAAGCCAATACGAAATAA
- a CDS encoding SAM-dependent methyltransferase: MQKGTLYLIPVPLAEEVAHKTFTPYLVDTINQIDTYIVENSKTARRFLKEAGLKTPQKDLIVHDYGKHNRTDLGQFFVELSAGKDVGLMSEAGCPGIADPGADIVAEAHKRGIKVVPLVGPSSILLALMASGFNGQSFAFWGYLPIDKEQRTKRIKDLDLSASRYKQTQIFIETPFRNNQLFEEVLKSCKPNTQVCVASNLTAEDEFIKTQSVYNWRKEEIDLHKQPTIFLLY; the protein is encoded by the coding sequence ATGCAAAAAGGCACTTTATACCTTATTCCCGTACCATTGGCTGAAGAGGTAGCTCACAAAACTTTTACCCCTTATTTGGTTGATACCATTAACCAGATTGATACCTACATAGTAGAAAATAGTAAAACAGCCCGTCGGTTTTTAAAAGAGGCTGGTTTAAAAACGCCACAGAAAGATTTAATCGTGCATGACTATGGCAAACATAACCGGACAGATTTAGGTCAGTTTTTTGTTGAGCTTTCCGCCGGAAAAGATGTAGGCTTAATGAGCGAAGCCGGTTGTCCTGGCATTGCCGATCCCGGGGCTGATATTGTTGCCGAAGCACATAAACGCGGTATTAAAGTGGTGCCATTGGTAGGTCCAAGTTCAATTTTACTGGCATTAATGGCATCGGGTTTTAACGGACAGAGTTTCGCATTTTGGGGCTATTTACCAATTGATAAAGAACAGCGCACCAAACGGATTAAAGATTTAGATTTATCGGCAAGCCGTTACAAACAAACACAGATATTCATCGAAACACCTTTCCGCAATAACCAGCTTTTTGAAGAAGTGCTGAAAAGCTGCAAACCCAATACACAGGTTTGTGTAGCCAGCAACCTCACCGCAGAAGACGAATTTATTAAAACACAAAGTGTTTACAATTGGCGTAAAGAGGAAATTGATCTTCATAAACAGCCCACTATATTTTTGTTGTACTAG
- a CDS encoding MBL fold metallo-hydrolase RNA specificity domain-containing protein: MNIAFHGAARTVTGSKHLITLKNGTQILLDCGLFQGMGHVTDKLNDYFGFEAKKVTYLVLSHAHIDHCGLLPKLVAEGFEGRIFCTSATMDLARILMMDSAKIQMQDAEFSNRHLHKGEEMEEPLYTEEDVTKTLSQMKIVEYEEDFEIEAGIRLRFTDAGHILGSAAVHLTITEDGKPTRITFSGDVGRYGDLLLKSPQQFDQADYILMESTYGDSLHKDLDPIENMLLEIINNTCKIKKGKLIIPAFAVGRTQELLYALNGLELKGKLPDVPYYVDSPLSSKATEILKNHPEVYNNGVKEILKVDHDIFSFKGLRFIESVEESKALNADPRPCVIISASGMAEAGRVKHHIRNNISNQKNTILMVGYCEPNSLGGKLIAGQKVVEIFRDEYDVKAEVQSIKSMSAHGDYEDLLHFLSGQDPAKVKQLFLVHGEYEVQQHFAGKLKDAGFKHVAIPEYHQVFEIE, translated from the coding sequence ATGAACATTGCTTTTCATGGTGCCGCCCGTACCGTTACGGGGAGTAAGCACCTTATTACTTTAAAAAACGGCACTCAAATATTATTAGATTGTGGCTTATTCCAGGGGATGGGCCACGTTACTGATAAATTAAACGATTATTTTGGTTTCGAGGCAAAAAAGGTTACATATCTCGTTTTATCTCACGCACATATAGACCACTGTGGCTTACTGCCCAAATTGGTTGCAGAGGGCTTTGAAGGAAGAATTTTCTGTACCTCAGCAACGATGGATCTTGCCCGTATTTTAATGATGGATTCTGCAAAAATCCAGATGCAGGATGCTGAGTTTTCTAACCGCCACCTGCACAAGGGTGAAGAAATGGAAGAGCCACTTTATACAGAAGAAGACGTTACCAAAACGCTTAGTCAGATGAAGATTGTGGAGTATGAGGAGGACTTCGAGATTGAAGCAGGCATTCGGTTAAGGTTTACCGATGCAGGCCATATTTTAGGTAGTGCTGCGGTTCACCTTACCATTACAGAAGACGGAAAACCTACACGGATTACCTTTTCAGGCGATGTTGGCCGTTATGGCGATCTGCTTTTAAAAAGCCCGCAACAGTTTGATCAGGCCGATTATATTTTAATGGAATCTACCTATGGCGATTCTCTGCATAAAGATCTCGATCCAATTGAAAACATGCTTTTAGAGATCATTAACAACACCTGCAAGATTAAAAAAGGGAAACTAATTATTCCAGCTTTTGCCGTTGGCCGTACTCAGGAGTTACTTTATGCACTAAATGGGCTGGAGTTAAAGGGTAAATTACCTGATGTTCCTTACTATGTAGATAGTCCTTTATCATCAAAAGCAACTGAAATTCTTAAAAACCATCCTGAAGTATACAATAACGGTGTTAAAGAAATTTTAAAGGTAGATCATGATATATTTAGTTTTAAAGGCTTGCGTTTTATCGAAAGTGTAGAAGAATCGAAAGCTTTAAATGCCGATCCAAGACCGTGTGTAATTATTTCGGCATCGGGCATGGCAGAGGCTGGCCGGGTAAAACACCACATCAGGAATAACATCAGTAACCAGAAAAATACCATTTTAATGGTGGGGTATTGCGAACCTAACTCGCTTGGTGGTAAATTAATTGCCGGACAAAAAGTAGTGGAGATTTTCCGTGATGAATATGACGTTAAAGCCGAAGTACAATCGATAAAATCGATGAGTGCACATGGTGATTATGAAGATTTATTACATTTCTTATCAGGACAGGATCCGGCTAAAGTTAAACAGCTGTTTTTGGTACATGGCGAATATGAAGTACAACAACATTTTGCCGGCAAACTGAAAGATGCAGGCTTTAAACATGTGGCCATTCCCGAATACCATCAGGTATTTGAAATTGAGTAA
- a CDS encoding DUF6600 domain-containing protein, with translation MKTLKSTALVLGLFALLAGTTTLVRAQDYQNDYQDDGYSTGNVSLQTFYDELSPYGTWIQDPQYGYVWRPDVDQNEFRPYYTNGRWAMTEYGNTWVSNYDWGWAPFHYGRWVINSYRQWIWLPDTNWGPAWVDWRSGDGYYGWAPMAPSININLSFGRRYSVPEFCWNFIPQRNIYINVFPRYDYGRNNVYIRNTTIINNTYVYNRRTYYGGPRVEDIRRATNRDVTVYRYSQGSRPGASRINSREVSIYRPRPERNADNRSAAPRKFEQGNAGISRGGRNEGNTNRDQRGGNNNTTDNRFGSRGDNRTAQPDRNNGTISRDNNNQPNNRGEVYNRDANGRANRGNANGIDGRNGQENVNRGQDQQRLEQMRQQRTQQDRMSQDQQRTQRDVQTQQRGQIDQQQRAAQMEQQRAQRNEQFQQQRTQRDAQVQQQRNEQMQQQRAQQAQTQQQERTQRDAQMQQQRSEQMQQQRAQQAQAQQQERAQRDAQAQQQRAQQQQQERTQRDAQAQQQRAQQQQQQMQQRQEQRRTEAPPQQQQQRGGERSGSEGGRPSRGGRG, from the coding sequence ATGAAAACACTGAAATCTACGGCACTTGTGCTGGGGCTATTTGCGCTCCTTGCCGGAACCACAACCCTCGTCAGGGCACAAGACTATCAAAACGATTACCAGGACGATGGTTATAGCACTGGCAATGTTTCTTTACAGACTTTTTACGATGAACTTTCGCCTTATGGCACCTGGATACAAGATCCTCAATATGGATATGTTTGGCGCCCGGATGTAGATCAAAACGAATTTCGTCCATATTATACAAACGGACGTTGGGCCATGACTGAATACGGTAATACATGGGTTTCCAATTACGATTGGGGTTGGGCACCTTTCCATTATGGCCGTTGGGTAATTAACAGTTACAGGCAATGGATCTGGTTACCTGATACCAATTGGGGACCTGCCTGGGTAGACTGGAGAAGTGGTGATGGTTATTACGGATGGGCTCCAATGGCGCCAAGTATCAATATTAATTTGAGCTTTGGCCGTCGTTACTCGGTACCAGAATTCTGCTGGAACTTTATTCCACAGCGTAATATCTACATCAATGTGTTTCCTAGGTATGATTACGGTCGCAACAATGTATATATCCGCAATACCACCATTATCAATAATACTTATGTATATAACAGAAGAACATATTATGGTGGCCCGAGAGTTGAAGATATTAGACGTGCAACCAACAGGGATGTAACCGTTTATAGATATTCACAAGGTTCCAGACCAGGCGCAAGCAGGATTAATAGCAGGGAGGTATCTATTTACAGACCTAGACCAGAGCGTAATGCTGACAACCGTAGTGCGGCTCCCCGCAAATTTGAACAAGGCAATGCTGGCATTAGCAGAGGCGGAAGGAATGAAGGTAATACCAATCGCGATCAAAGAGGCGGTAATAACAATACTACTGACAACCGTTTTGGATCGAGAGGAGATAACCGTACTGCACAACCTGATCGGAACAACGGTACCATAAGCAGAGATAATAATAATCAACCTAATAACAGGGGTGAAGTTTATAACAGAGATGCTAATGGACGTGCTAATCGTGGAAATGCCAATGGTATAGACGGAAGAAACGGACAAGAAAATGTAAACCGTGGTCAGGATCAACAACGTTTGGAGCAGATGAGGCAACAGCGTACTCAGCAAGACCGTATGAGCCAGGATCAGCAACGTACACAGCGCGATGTGCAAACACAGCAACGTGGTCAGATAGATCAGCAACAACGTGCGGCCCAAATGGAGCAACAAAGAGCACAGCGTAACGAGCAGTTTCAACAACAGCGAACACAACGTGATGCTCAGGTACAGCAACAACGTAATGAGCAGATGCAACAGCAGCGTGCGCAACAAGCCCAGACCCAACAACAGGAAAGGACCCAACGCGATGCACAGATGCAACAACAGCGCAGTGAGCAAATGCAACAACAACGTGCACAACAGGCCCAGGCTCAACAGCAGGAAAGAGCACAACGCGATGCTCAGGCACAACAGCAACGTGCGCAACAACAGCAGCAGGAACGTACACAGCGTGATGCCCAGGCTCAACAACAAAGAGCACAGCAACAGCAGCAACAAATGCAGCAAAGACAGGAACAACGAAGAACAGAAGCACCACCACAACAACAGCAACAAAGAGGTGGTGAAAGAAGCGGCTCTGAAGGAGGAAGACCATCAAGAGGTGGTAGAGGATAG
- a CDS encoding epimerase, with protein sequence MGKTRDQNNVIITGATGMVGEGVLMQCLNSPEIDGILVINRKPCGYTHPKLKEIIHSDFFDYSQIENQLLGYNACFFCLGITSVGVDSDTYYQMTYVLTMHVAETLSKLNDNMTFCYVSGGGTNANGRLKWAQVKGKTENDLMKLPFGQVFNFRPGFIKPLPGQKYAHKFYKYINWLFPIGRAVFPGGFCTMAELANAMINTLSHNGERRVLEGKDIITLSKE encoded by the coding sequence ATGGGAAAAACCAGAGATCAGAATAACGTAATCATCACCGGTGCTACAGGCATGGTTGGCGAAGGCGTATTGATGCAATGTTTGAACAGTCCCGAAATAGACGGTATTTTAGTCATCAATCGCAAGCCTTGTGGTTATACTCATCCAAAACTAAAAGAGATTATCCATTCCGATTTTTTTGATTATTCGCAGATTGAAAATCAGCTTTTGGGTTATAATGCCTGTTTCTTTTGTTTAGGAATTACCTCAGTAGGTGTTGATAGCGATACTTATTACCAAATGACTTATGTACTAACCATGCATGTTGCTGAAACATTAAGCAAGCTGAACGATAATATGACTTTTTGTTATGTTTCTGGAGGGGGAACCAATGCGAACGGCCGTTTGAAATGGGCGCAGGTAAAAGGTAAAACCGAGAATGATTTAATGAAATTACCTTTCGGGCAGGTGTTTAATTTTCGCCCGGGTTTTATTAAGCCACTGCCAGGACAAAAATACGCACATAAATTTTATAAATATATCAATTGGTTATTTCCTATTGGAAGAGCCGTTTTTCCAGGTGGATTTTGCACCATGGCAGAGCTGGCGAATGCCATGATTAATACTTTAAGCCATAATGGCGAGCGGAGAGTTTTAGAAGGAAAAGACATTATTACCTTATCAAAAGAATAA